In Setaria italica strain Yugu1 chromosome IX, Setaria_italica_v2.0, whole genome shotgun sequence, the genomic stretch TCTATAGCTAATCTGGCTTTGTTGCACAATCCTGTGGTACAAGTCATGGATTTTATGTTGCTTAATTCTCATTATGAGGGAGACAAATTTTCATACTCAAAAGGAGTTTCCAGTAGCTTTGCTATATGCTAAATTCTAACGAATTATGTATATATTTTCTTCTAACCTGGCAGCTATGTTGTTCATGCTGAAGTTAACGCAATTCTAAATACAAATCATGCTTCAGCAGCTGGACAGGTTTGGTCCTTCAAGTCTCCAATATCAGTAACACATTTCATACAACTTCTATAGAAGCTTTACAGTTTCTTATGTGTTTCCTTTCTCTTGCAGAAATTATACGTCACCATGTTCCCATGCAATGAATGTGCCAAGATTATCATTCAGGTTTGTACCTTTGTAGGCAAATATGTTCAAGACTCATTTTGTTTGTAAGATTGTATCTGCAAGTTTCGTACTATGCATGCTGTCTTTGCATAGTAAACTGAAATATTAAGAACGTACCCTATTATAGCTTGGCTGTTCAATTTAAGAAACTTAAGGACCACTGCAAGCTCCCCCTGTTGTTTTTCCTCAATTTAAGCGAGGTTGCATAAACACTGTAGTTCAACAAAATGATTTAGTAGTTTGGCATACACATGGTATGTTCAATTCCCCATTCAGCCTCCTTCATTAGAGGTCTAAAAAGGAACAAAAATTAACTTTCTTTGTGTAATTTAATACTTATTCCTCGGGTTCTAACATCATCATGATCTTTGTTACAGTCAGGCGTATCTGAGGTCATCTACTTCGTCGAGAAAAGGATTGACAACTCAGCTCATGTTTATGTCGCCTCTCACAAGTTGTTATCGATGGCTGGTGTCAAGGTCCTCAAACCTGCCCATTTTGAGTCGTAGTACCTGATGTTGGCATGGATTAGAAAGCCTAAACACTTTCTTATGCACCTTCTGCACTGTGCAGGTTAGAAAGCATCAGCCGCAGATGGCACATATACCGATCAAGTTTCAGGAGCCATGAGGCTGGTACTAGTGAACGAATAAATGATGAATAAATGGCGCAAGATATCTGTTGATCGTGTCACTGGTGACAAGTGACCCTGACAGCCTCTCAGCTGGCATGCAGGTCGGATCACTCCCTTGCCCTTCAGGGAGCTGTTGTAACTTCTGAAAAATCATAAGGTTGAATTCGTACCGGTAATTGTATAGGCATTTCAAACTAACTTCTGATATCGGAAgccgcttcaaaaaaaaaaacttctgatATCGGATACTCCTAATTATTTGTGGTGTGGCTGTTGCGGTGTCCTATGGCTTGATCCTCTTAATCAATTCTAGTCGTTGCACGATGATATATGACATGTTCGTGAAGCCATTTCTAGTTCCTGGCTTCCTGCAGAGCGCTTGGGTCTATTCTAGCTCCTGCACAGCGCTTAGGCCAGGGACGGGAGTCGACGAACTGACCCGCCAGCCACCACCTGCCATGGTACCACTGGTCTTGGTGTCTGCCCGGCTTTCCACGTCAACTGAAGGAATCGCTTGTCAGGTCGTTCCCAAGTCGGCATCCGGTACACCGGTGATGACCCGTCCCGGTTTCAGGTGTCTGAGCCGGCCATTGCTAGCTCACTGCATTGCAGTTTCCAACTTCCAGCGTCCGTGTACGAACGATCGAGCTGGCCGCGACGGTTGCCCAGTGCTAGTTTATTGTATATCTGCATAGCTCATGCAATCAAGTGTAATCAGTCCGGCCGGTCAGATACAGAGTACGGTCAACTCAGTTTTTGTTTTCTGCACCCGTATTTTAGAGGCTTGCACGAAGGGCTAGCATTTCCCTCGCCACAGATTCTTATAGTTTCCTTGACCGAGTTTATGTAGGTGTTGTTTCGGTCATGCACGCTTGTATGAATATTCCTCCTGGTTTCGTCGTGGATGCAGGGTTGCGTATGTGATCAATTTGCTCATCAAACTCTGACTTGGTTATCTTAGGAGCTGCACGAGCACAAACCTTCTTCCTGAAACTCTGATTTGGATGAGCTCCGCTTCATTAACCTATGGCTTAATTAGTCACTTAGATGCATACAAGCTGTTAATTTTGGACAAGCAACCTACCTATTTCACTAAATAAACCCGCTATGACAATTTTCGAAGCAACAcctaattttttttccagaGTTTGTAacttaactttttttaaaaatacaaaCAGTTGACAAAATATATCGAGGCACCTTTGCTACCCGCTTACGCAGACAACAATGATAAAGGTTGCTTTACATGCCTGTCAGCCCTAATTATTCAATACCCCTAACCAATTATTTGTTCTGCCGTTCAAAATTATATGACTTTTATATGCCTGGCAACCctaataatttaaaataaaactaattAATTGTTTATTCTGCCTTTCAAAAACTATGACGTTTTGGAGAGGAATGTTGACAAGCACGGATACGTAGAGTTTATTCAAATCGTCATATGAAAATCTAGCTAGTTAGATTTTTTTACCAACACAAGTGTGGTCAAAGTCATATCATGGTCATAAGATGATGTCCACAGCGTCATTTTCCCTCTTGATCACAGCGAGTACAACTACAAACTAATCGAGGTGCAGTGGGGCTAGCAATGTGGCGGCAAAAGCTATCATCTTCGGAGCCTCGATCACCAGCTCCTTCTACACTTTACCGCGACATGATTGCCTTTGAGATTTGCCCGCGCATGTGGTGACTTCTCGTTCCAAGATTAGGCTCTCGTCTCAAAACCACGTATAACGATGGGAAGAATGTGCTCGATCCTAGAACAAGAAAATCAGTTACCTCCCCAGCGGCAACAACAGCTGATTTGGTGAGCTACACTGCCCAACCAAGCGGGATGGGCAGACAGAGTCGGGCCAGGTGCAAACAATTTGGGATCAGGACAAGCCAGCATCACATCAGAACGATATAACACCGGCAAAAGAGATCAAAAAAGCAAAAGGGACAGGCAGAGGATTCAGGACGCTAGGAGGAGCAAAACAACAAATGAAAAGGAGCACAAATCGCAGTCCTAGAAGATGCAACCTTGGAATACCTcattttgaaaaggaaaaaggaactACAGTATGTAGCAGTCACAAAGGAAAATTGGCTTGTGGCCAACTGAGCATTACTGCAACCATCCGCTGTCCATTTCTTTCGTCGACTTTGCCTACTCCATAAATAGTTTTCATATATACATAAGTCGTCGGACATTCAGTACATGAATGAAGTATTCAAATGGAGAAAAAGATTTATACGCAACTTAATCATCTAAAAGAACATTAAGTTTTCAGATAATTCGCTAGCTGTTTCTAGAAAATGAAAATCGGTTTGATCCTTTGCCAATCCAAAAAATTTCTCAGGACACCAACTATACAAATCAAGCACTACTGGATACTGGAACATAACTCgttgttatttttcttcttccaattTTACAAATTAAGCATACACAATTTCCCCAAACAGTACAAAATGATCAATAATTTTGGCTTAATAATCTCTTGTACACAACCCAATTATGAAACCATGCAAAAACTCCAGATCAAGCACAAAAAGTActtgaaaaaaatatgtaccGGGGAGTGATCGAAGGAGCTAGCTAGCGATGAAGAGCCGATGGATCGATGAAACCGGCCCAAGCGTGCGTGCATGGTGTCGTTGTCTGACGAGAGAATGAATTTCAGAAGAATACCCACTTGGACGCCGTCTTCTCCTTCATGGTCTTGGAGTGGAagagctcgccgccgtcgccgtcgccgggctgccgccgcttctccgCCCCGACGAGCCTCGACAGGAACCTGccgatcttcttcttcttgccgcttttcttcttcgtcttcaccTCCCCCTTATTATTACTCCCCTTCGCCGATTCTTGCCTCCCTGCGGCCTGCTTCCTGGCAGCTGTTGGCATCAGCGGCTGCGAGAAGGCGGCGACGTTGACGAAGGAGGCGCCGTCggaggccgcgccgccgacgacgtGGACCGAGCTGACGTCGGCCGAGAGCGCGgcgtggtgcggcggcggggagcagccgccgccggaggagtaCGGGGAAGTggtcgccgaggaggaggaggcgcgcgtGGTGGTGGTCGCGGACGAGGAGGCCGAGAGGTGCGCGAGGCGGTCGCGGAGGCAGTAGGGGCAGACGCCCTTGGACACCCGGTGCTCCGGGTGCCGCTTGCACCGGTCCTCCCACTCCGACCGCCGCATGGTCGAAACCTTCTTTccgctagctgctgctgcctctgTTGCCTCGGCGCTGGTTGTGTTGCGCCCTGCGCTGGGAGCCTAGGGTTTACGCCGTTCGTGGCTGGCGACGGGCGTGGCGCGGGGTGGTTGCACGGGGAGGCCGCGCgcggggaagaggaagaggagatgaAGTCGTGGAGTCCGTTGAGGAAGGGGTGGGCCGGTGGGGGAAGGGGAAGGTTGTTGGAAAAAGGGCGGGGGCTGCCGCATTGAGCGAGCTGATATATCGCAGGCTCGCAGCTCCGTTCTGTTTCCGCTTTGAAGCCGCGTTTGTGTTCCTTCGGAGCCTTTCCACTTTTCCGCGAAATGAAGGGCTCAGGGGTCCCTATACGAAAGAGCGAGCAAGGCCAAACAAGTGCCTGTTATCTGGATGGCTGATGTGTAAAAACACGTGTTCACATTTGTCGCGAACAAAGGAGCATGCCACTAGTTTTTGTCCTTTTGTTATGCCACCGAGTTAACACCAGTTTCATCAATTTTTTGACCCACCCTTGAGAagattacattttttttttatcattccAGCAATCACCAGCATGTGCCATTCTAGAAGGAATTTGTTCAATTATTAGAAAAGGGCTTCATTACAGAATAGACGGATGAAAACCTAACGACTGGCACTGCTGAAATAAACAGCTGAAGTCCGTTCGCATCGGCTGTTGGAGCGCGAAGAATCGGTCATCCGCCATGACGACTATCACCCATCAGTATCGTCTCTCCGGCCATTCCCTCACTCCGATCCGGCGATCGGTCACCACACACGTCCGCAGCAACGAAACGATTCCAGCACTCGCGCTGCTGACGCAAAAGGATGGGAGGCACGGACAAGCAGCTCGAGGGATAAGCGCGGGCCACGCACGCAGCGCAGGGGCGGTCAAAAGAAGCACCGGGCTTCCTTTAATCGCACGTCTTCCCCCAGTGGGATTTGGTATtcgcgacctcctcctcctcctcccaccttTTATTCTACAAACACAtcggaaaaggaaaaaaacaaacaaaaaaaagaaggctCGAAAGGAGGAAAAGATATGGCCGGCCGGGAGCTCGTGGGAGACAGTGTGGCCGCCATGGCCCGCCGCGAGGCGCGAGCACAACCGCGTGCGGTGCGGGGATCCATTCGGACCATTCCATTTCCAATTCCACACGGCCTCCTCCCGTAGGAGGAGGAGATGAGTAGATGACAGGAATCGACGAGACGAgtagccgtcgccgtcggcgtcaCTCGCCCGGGGGTGGACTTGACCGGTCAGCCGCGCGTGTGGCTcgcgctccggcgggcggcgtcggATGGTGGGGAGTTTGGTCGTTGCCCGTGTTCAGCGTGGGTTCAGACACCAGACAACCGGGGCCTAGCGTGTGCGAGCAGCAAGAAGCCGCGCCGTGTCTGGTGGTCTCGCGTCGGCTGGATATTTGGTAGGCAGGGACAGGGACGCGTGCGGTCGGGATGGGGCACGCGATCGGGACGTGTGCAAGGTACGAGCCGGTCTCCACCGGGGTTTTCATTCATTTGTTGCTGTGCTAGCAGCTGGACGCTGGCCGGTGTTACTGTTACCGTGCCGTCCGGGGAGGAAGGAATTGCGCCGTTGACTTGGTCGGCCAGTCAGTTGCCTCCCAACTCTGTTCGAGTTGACGTGCATTCATGTTTGTTTGAAGGAAGACAGGATCGAGGCTGCGCGTGCTGAGCGAGGCAGCGAGCATATATGCCCCGGCCGGCGCAAGTCGTGCCGGGTTGTTTCCGTTCCGTTGGTCGTCGGACTGCCGTCCGCCGGGGTGCACGTATTGTAGCGATCGCCGATTGGATGCTGTATTTGTCATCCTCTGCCTCTGC encodes the following:
- the LOC101785110 gene encoding uncharacterized protein LOC101785110; this translates as MRRSEWEDRCKRHPEHRVSKGVCPYCLRDRLAHLSASSSATTTTRASSSSATTSPYSSGGGCSPPPHHAALSADVSSVHVVGGAASDGASFVNVAAFSQPLMPTAARKQAAGRQESAKGSNNKGEVKTKKKSGKKKKIGRFLSRLVGAEKRRQPGDGDGGELFHSKTMKEKTASKWVFF